CGTGACCGGAAACGCGTGCGGGAACTGGATGTGGACGGCAGTGAAGGTGCCCTGACCTGAGCCAAAGCACGCGGGATCCACAGATTTGCAGGCTGGTCAATCAGCCTGCATTTTCAGGATCTGAGAGGACCCAATCCTAAAATGCTTTTTCTGTGCCAGTCATATCTGGCAGCAAAAAGAAAATCTGCCGGGACTTCTCCCGGCAGTTCGAGTGTCACCCGACACGCCTCAAAGCCCCCAGCCGGCGCGATACTCTCGGGTCCACAGTTTCTCACCTTCCGGGTTATCAATCATGCGACCTGTTTTAGGATCGCAGCGGACGACGGTGTTGGTGCGATAGGCGATGTTGCCAAGGTGGCAGAGCATGGTGCTCTTCTGACCTTCATCAATGGGGCTGTTCAGCTTGGCCTTGCCACGAATGGCATCAAGGAAGTTGCCCATGTGGGCGGGGTCGCCACCGCCGGCCCCTTTGCCCTGGCTGATTTCCTTGCCCTTGGGATCATAGATTGTCCAGGAATCCCGGCCAATGCCCATGGTGCCGTTGTCTCCGTAAAAGACGACCTCGGCCAGGGGTTTCTCCGCTGCACGTGGGTGGCAAGAGCTGCACTCCCAGCTCATGCCTGCATGGCCAAAATCATAGACGGCGGTGCCAGTGTCCGGGGTCTCTTGGACGTCATCATAAAAGTACCGGCCGCCATTGTAGGTGACCTTCAGCGGATAGTCGCCCTTGATGCCCCAGCGTAGGATGTCGAGGGTGTGGATGCCGTTGTTGCCCAGCTCGCCATTGCCCCAATGCCAGAGCCAGTGCCAGTCGTAGTGGGCGTATTTTTTGATGTCGTGCTTGGCATCGTCCGGCACGGGCCCCTGCCAGAGGTTCCAGTCCATGTCAGCAGATGCGGGCTGCACAGGTGCGCCGACTTCCTTGCGAGAGTTGTAGTAAAATCCGCGCCCGTAACGGACGGGGCCAATGACGCCGCCGTGCAGGGCTTCGATGGCCTCTTTCATCCAGGTTCGGCGCTGATTGCCCATCTGCACCACACGGTCGTATTTTTTCATCGCGGCCACCAGGGCCTCGGCTTCGCCGGGATTCTGACTGCCGGGTTTTTCCACATAGACGTGTTTGCCTGCCTGCATGGCGAGGATGGCCATGGGAGTGTGCCAGAAATTCGGCGTGGCGATGAAGACGGCATCCACGGATTTGTCTTCGAGGATTTTGCGAAAATCCTTCACGCCCTGGCAAGAGACGGCCTGCTGGTCCGCCACCACTTTGAGGCCCTTTTCCAGGCGATTGGAATCTGTCTCCGCGAGGTAGGCGATCTCGACATCTGGGAGCTTCAGCAGGGCTTGCACATGGGCCATACCACGGCCCAGGGCCACAACGGCGACCTTGAGCTTTTTGCCCGCCTGGTCCGCAGCGCGCAGCCGAGTGAGTGAGGAAAAGGCAGTGGTGATCCCAAGGGCGGACGTTTGCTGAAGAAGGGTACGGCGATTCATGATCAACAGATGAATCGCGCCCCTGGCCCGTGGTCTTTCTCGGTGAAAGGCACGGGCTCTGATACTTTTCGCACGTTAGCCGTTCCAGACAAACGACACGGGCTTATCAATGTCTGGATGCACGCTGTGATGCACAGGGCAAGCGAGAGCGGTGGCCTCAAGGATCTTGCGATCCGGATGGGATTCGGGAAAAGGGATTTCGATGACGATGGGGAGGCGCACGATGCGGCGAGGGGAGTCCTCACTCATGTGTTTCTCCACGCTGACTTTCATGCCCACGAGGTCATAGCCTTTTTGCTGGGCCTTGATGTTCATGACGGTGGCCATGCAGGTGGCCAGCGCGGTGGCAACAAGGTCCGTGGGAGAAAAGGATTCGCCTTTGCCGTGATTGTCCACGGGAGCATCCGTGACAAACTGGTTCTGGGAAGGACCGTGGGTGGCGCGGCAACGAAGTCCGCCTTCATAATCAACAGTGATGGAAACAGCCATGCGGTTGAATTACCTGAGCGATGCTGAAAAGGAAAGTCTGGATGTGAGAGACTTGCGCCAGAGCCAGAGGCCCAGTCCTACCATGACGAATGCGCTGCCCGCCAGCGAGAGCCAGGGGGTGGATCTAGGGATGAAGATCGGGGGGGTGTTTTCACCTTCGATGAGCATCATCCACTTGGCCTGTTTACCAGGCAGGTGCTCATCGCGGGTCCACAGCAAGACGTCGTGAAGGTTGCCCTCCGGCACGGCCAGGGAGAACTCACCCACATCCGCCCGCCATTGCCAAAGGGCGGTGAGGAGCTGATGAGGCTGCCCATCGGGAGCAGGAGCGAAGGCGGTGGGTGCCTGGGGATCCCATTCAGCACGGCGTTCCATCTTCAGCGGTGCCAGTTCTTCCAGGGTTCTCCCCTGCCCTTTTGAGCGGACCTGGAGGATTTTGCGCAATGCCTCACGCGCGGCGGCTTCATCGGCTATGAGTGGGTTGCCACCATAGTCCGCCGTGATTTCCAACTGAAGGGTATCCGCTTGGATCTCCATCCGTGCGACGAGGAACTCGCAGGCATGGCCAAAAGCAAACAGGGGGGCCATGACGGCTCCCCCTGAGAGAATGAAAAGAATGAGAGACCGACGGCTCATTTCTTGTTCCAGCGCAGCACACGACCAAAGACATTCCACTCGGTCTCCAGGATGTTACCCTGGTTGTCAAAGGTGATGCCGTGAGGAGAAGTGACGGTTCCCTGCTTCCAATCTGGTGGGGTCACTTTGGGGGTATTCGTCTGGCCAGGAGTGTCATTGACACCGAGCACAGCGACCTGCTTGCCCTCTTTGTCCCAGACACTCACACGCCCGGCGATTTCCGCCACGCACATGAGGTCGCCATGGAAGGAGGCACTGCTGGGGCGGCGAAGGCCTTCACTGGCGATGACGCTGATGAGGTTGCCAGCAAGGTCCAGATGCAAAAGGCGGTTGTTGCCACGGTCACAGGCCAGGATGCGGGCAGGTTCAAAACGACGATCAATGAAAATCTTGTGGGTGTTGGCCAGCTTCAAAGGCTCCACAGGGCCACCAAACACGGTCTTGTACTTGCCTGCGCGGTCAAAGACAAAGATCCAGCTCTGGCCGTAGCCGTCCACCACGTAGATGTCGCCATTGGGGGCCACATCACAATTGGTTAGGGCGAGCCCTTTCGGGCCAGCTTTGCCCTCGGGGAAGGCGCTGGTGGGGATTTCCAGGACGATGCTGCCATCCAGCTTGGCCTTGATGACTTTTTTCTCGCCCAGGACGGCCGCGAAAATGTATTCTTCGCCCTCATCCTTGCGGATGACAAAACCGTGGAGGGAATTGGGCAGCTTGAGAGCCTTGATGAACTTGCCATCGGCCCCATACACCTGCACGCCGGCATCTTTGTTTTCCGGACCCTGGACGCTCACGTAAAAGTTACCGGCGCTGTCACAAGCGATTTCGCCGTGGCCATTGCCAATGGTTTCCTTGCCAGGAGGCGGGGTGATAAAATTGGGGGCGAATTCATAGGCCACTTCAGCAGCGGCGGTGCTGCCCATGGCGAGGGCAGTGAGGAGAGAAAGGATGGGATGACGCATAACGCAGGCCATTCCAAACGAAGCCAGACCCCAGGGTCAATCATCAAGACATGATGTATTCGGTTTTATCCTGTGTGTCATCCTGCGGCGCATGCCCTTGCTTGCAATGCGGTTCTCCTGCCCCACCTTGGCCCTGTGCTCCGCCTGCTGCTGCCTTTCGCCCTTAGCGTATGCCTGATCTCAGGCCTGCGGGCGCAGACGTTTGAGGAGACGCTGGGGCTACAGCCGAGCTACCTGACGATGGAGGAGGCGCTGCACAAGGTGCTGGAAAAGAGCCTGGATGTGAAGATCGAGTGGCTGAACTGGGCAGTGGCGGATGCGCAAACGGATGCGGCCTGGGGCAAGTTTGAGCCAGCGTATTTTCTGAGTTCCACCTGGAGGGAATCCAACCTACCGCAGAATGCGCTGGAGTATGTGCAGACGGGCGGCAGCTTCGTGCCTCTGGATGAGCCGAACATGTTCAAACAGCAGAGCTTTCTGAGCCAGACGGGCATCGAAGGGCTGCTGCCGCTGGGCACGCAATATCGTCTCTTTGCCAGCCTGGGTGAATTCCGCAATGACCTGAACCGCCAGCAGCCACCAGCCATCTTTTACCCCGAATATGCAGCGGCTGTGGGGGTGACGCTGACCCAGCCCCTGCTGCGAGGCTTTGGCCCCAGCGTGAATCTGGCCGAGGTACGGGTGAGCCGGAGGAATGAGGCCATCGCCGATCACCAATGGGAAGTGCGGCTGCAGCGGTCCATTGCCCAGGTGATGCTGGAGTATTACGATCTCATCTTCGCGGTGGAGAATCTGGCGGTGCGGCGAGATGTGGTGATCTTTGCCCAAAAGCTGGTGGCGGAGAATGAAAAGCGGCTGGAGGCAGGGCAGCTCTCTCCGGCGGATGTGCAGGAGGCGGAAGTGGCCGTGGCCGTGGCGCGGGAGGAAGTGATCGCCGCCCTCAGTTTTGCGGTGGAAAAACAGCGCAACATCAAGGGCCAGATTCTCAGCTCTCTCGATGAAGGTGGCGGCCTGATCTTTCTGCCACGAGACTCGCTGCCGATGATCGCTCCGCGCACCGAGCGGAACACGCTTTTGCAATCGGCGCTGGCACGGCGGCCCGATCACCGGGCAGCCATCGAGGAGGCCGAAAAACAGGCCATCATTGTCAAATACACCCGCAACCAACTCCTGCCCCGGCTGGATCTCCAGGCGACGCTGACGGCGAATGGGCTGAGCGGTGACCGCAGCGGGGCGTATCAGCGTGCCTTTGAACGCCAAGGCTACGATACCCAGGTGGGATTTCAGTTTTCCATTCCGTTAGGCAACCGCACGGCCAAGGCGAACAGCGCGGTGGCGGAAAGTCGCGAACAGCAGGCGATCCTGAACATTGCGAGGTCCGAACTGAATGTATCGGTGGAGATTGATACCGTCATCGCACAGGTGAAGGCGGCCAAGGCAAGACTGGACTCAACCCGCGAATCCGTGCGCCTGGGTGAACGGCTGCTGGAGACCGAACAGAAGCGGCTGGGCGAAGGCGTGGCGCGCACCTTTGATGTCCTGAAAGCTCGGCGCGACGTGGCGGATGCACGCACGCGCCAGATCGCGGCGCTGGCGGATTACAACAAGGCGGCCACGCAACTGGCCCTGGTGAGCGGCAGCCTGCTGGAGCGGCAAGGCATCCGCATTGACCGCACCCACCGCCAACCCCAGGCCGTGAAAAACCGACCTTAAATCTGTCCATGCCGCCCCCTTCCCAAGAACGTCAGCAGGCGCTGCAGGCCCTCTCCGCCGAGCTGTCCCGGATCGCCGGACAAAATGCCAGTGAAGCGGACATCTATCAGGCCATTCTGCAGCGGCTGGCTGGCTCCACCGAGGCTCTGGGCGGGGCCATCTGGCTGGTGGCGCAGCGATCGGGCCAAGAGATCTCCTTTCGGTTAGGCGCAGGTCTCCAAGTGGAGGCCGCAGCGGGCGCACCGGACACAGAGCAGCGCCAGCAGACACTGCGGGCGGCGACGGAAATCATCCTCTCTTCACAGCCTCTGGTGCTGATGCCATCTCCACCGGATCAAGGCCCGGTGACTCCAGGAGTACTAGTGAACCTGGGGCCGCATGCCATCATCGGTGCGCCATTGCGCAGTGGCGATGATCATTTAGGCGCGGTGCAACTGTGGTTCCCAGCCCAGAGCGACCCGAAGAAACTGGCCGAGCTGGTGCTGATGATTCAGGCGCTGATGACAGAGCTGGGGCCGCGCCTGCGCTCGCGCCAATTGCGCGAACTGGGAGCCCAAAGCCAGCGCCAGCAACGGCTGCTGCAACTGGCCTCCGATTTGACCGGGGTGCTGGATGCGGAGACGGGGGCCAAGCTGGCCACGGCGCACGCACGTGAGTTGTTAGGCATCAACCGCGTGAGCATCCTGGTGCGCGAAGGAGATCGCTGGCGGGTGGTGGCGATCTCGGGGCAGGAATCGGTGGATAAACGCAGCCGACTGGTGTCCGAGATGCTGGCCTTCGTCGCCCGCCATGCCCAGGATCAGCCCTGGGTCGTCCTCCAGGGAGCGGAGGAAGCTTACTTTCTCGACAGCCAGATGCAGTCTGCGGCGCTGGTTCCCCTGCGGGATGGGGCCGAAGGACGGGTGCTGGGCACGCTGCTGTGCGAAAGCACGGATCCAGCCAGCTTCGGCACTGCCGGGGCCCCCGGAGATCCCCGCCCCCCTGCCCTGGTGCTGGCTCAGTGGCTGGCCAACTTGGCCGGGAAGTCGCTGAATGCGGCGCTAGCGCATCAGGCGATGCCTTTTGGCAAATCCCTGGCCAAAGTGGGCCGCTGGCAGCAGGAAGTCTCGGCCACACGCAAACGGCGTTGGTTCTTCAAAACAGCGCTCTTTACCGGCCTGGTGATTCTCGCGGCCCTGTGGCCGATGAAGGTCCGGGTGGAGGGTGACTGTACTTTGCTGCCGCTGAAACGGGCGCTGGTGACAGCCGAGGCACCGGGGCGGATCGAAGAAGTGCTGGTGCGTGAAGGCGACCGCCTAACCAAAAATCAAATCATCGCGCGCCTCGACATTCGGCGGCTGCAAAACGAGCTGGACACCACCACGCAGACGCGCAAGCGCCTGGAAGCTGAGGCTGAGCGGCAGCGCGGCCAGGGCAAAGAAGCGCTGGCACGGATGGCCACGCTGGAGGCGCAGGCCCAGGCCGAGATGGAAAAACGGCTGCAGATGGAGATCGAACTGGCGCAACTGCGCTCCCCCCTGGACGGCATCGTAATGACCAAGGATGTCCACTTGAAAAATGGCACCTTCCTGCAAGCCGGAGAAGTGATGGCGGAGGTGGCCAGAGTGGATGCCTGGGATCTGCGCATCGAAATCGCCGAGGCAGACATCAGCCTGATCGAAGAATCTCTGGATGGGAACACACCCCTGCCTGTGGACTACCTGCTCTACACCCAGAGTGCCCGCGAACTGCACGGCCAGCTCACCAGCAAGCAGCAGATCAGCCCCGCCCTGCAGTCAGGTCCGGATGGAGGCCGCTTCAGCCTCACTCTGCCGAAAGTGGAGATTCCCGAACCCTTGCAGCCGCTGATGCGCCCCGGCCTAACCGGACGTGCAAAAGTAGAGCTTGGGCGCAAGCCCGCAGGGGCGGTGCTGCTGCGCAAATTCACCCGCTGGCTGCGGATGCGCTGGTGGATCTAGTTATTTGACGGGTCGTACTTCGAGCGCACTGAATTCGGCCCAGCAGGGCTTCTTTGGAGCCCAGGAGGCGTCACCGCCGCCATGGAAGGTCTCAAAATAAAGGCTGTCCACTCCGAAGGTGTCGGCGCTGCGCCATTCCATGTCCGTTTGCTCCACCATGAGTTTTTCCGACTGGTCTAGCAGGGTGATCCAGACACGCAGCGTGCCGTCTTTTTTCCCAGGCTGATTCATCGTGACGGCGAGGCGCACCTGCACAGGCTGGTCCGTGGGAAAGCGAAAATCGGCGGGGAAGGGAAAACTGTGGCCGTAATCTTCAGGCTGGTTTTTGTGGTAGATGTAGGCCTCGCCCCGGCCATCGCGCCGCCACATGAGCCGGGCAGAAAAGCCGTTCGTCCCATCGGCACGACGCCCGCCGCTGACATTGTCCGGGCCGCCGCAGAGTCCGGGCAGCTTGCCACCTTTAATGAACTCAAAGTGGGGACTGAAACGCAAAGTGTAGCGCAGCTCTGCCGCCTCATGCGTGCCGATGGGCCAGCGCCAGCCTGCACCGCCTTTCTCCGGGCCGATCTGGCCGGGGGCAAAGTTCACACGCAGGGCCGGAGCCGAATCCGTTTTAACCAACTCCACCCGCCCTGGGGCAATGCCGCCTTCAAAAGCACAACCGGGCCAGTCTTTTTTCCACTGGGCTTTGGTATAAATGCCAGGAGAGCCAGCCAAACTGACTACAAGCGGTAGTTCAGCGCCCATAGTGCAGATTGAGCAGGCAATGAGGAGAAAGACGGGGAGACGAAAGTTCACTTCCCCACACAAGGCCTAACCTGCAACGAGGGAAAGGGCGGAATTGCAGCTTTTTGTGGTCTCATCCGATAATGATAATCACAAAAAAGTTCTTCCATCTCTATGAAGGAATCGGACGTTGACACCCGTTTCCCTCAAGACAAAGTCTGAATTATCCAGAGAAAAAATCTTATGCACCTCAACCTTCATTTTACGCCTCTAAGGATCTCGGCTTTCATGGCCCTGGCACTGGCCGCGAACCTGCAGGCTGAGCCACGCACCTTCACCAGCCCGGATGGGCGCACCCTGCAGGCAGACGTCCAGTCTGCCACGGCCGATTTGGTGACCCTGAAGCTGGCCAATGGCACTCCCTTGACGGTGCAGATCAGCAAATTCAGCGCGGCCGACCAGACCTACATCGCGGAATGGCGCAAAGCGAACCCGATGGCGATCAAGTACAACTTCGCGGCGAGCTTCACCAAGGACAAGCGGGACAGCAGCAAAACGAGCCGCAACAACGAAGAGATCACCACGGATACCTGGGCCTGCAACGTCAAGCTGGCCAACCGATCCAACCAAACGCTGGATGGGCTCAAAATGGATTATGAAATCTACTACACCCAGGTGGCCGGAAAACAGGCAGTGACGCGCAAGATGACCGGCAAAGCCGATGTGCCCAGCATCAAGCATCTGGAGGAACTGGTCGTGCAGACCCGTGAACTGAAACTCACTACATCGAAGCTGGAAGGCGGTTTTTATTATCTAGATGGGTCACGCTCCCGCCAGAAAGACGCCATCGAAGGTGTGGCAATCAAGCTGACCCACGACGGTAAAATGGTCTATGAATGGGCCTCCGCCGGGGTGCCTAAAGACCGAGGCGCAACCGCCGAGGGAACCAGCAGCTCGCTTGCCAAGTAGTCAACCCTTCTCCAACTCCTGACGCGGGCTCAGATTTTTTTGACGGGGTCAGGGATGCGGGAGGCAGCAGGAATCTTGAGCTTTTCTTCCAATTCCTTGAGGGTGTTGATCAGTGAAGGAGGACGCTGATTTTTGTCATAGGAATCCTTCAACAGACCGTAGGCTTTTTGCCAAAGGGCAGGATCTTCCGTGATGGCGTATTGATAAGCAGCGAGACGGGCGAAGTGAAGCCTTTGGGTGATGCGATACACCTCCATGTAGGCATCGGCGGCCGACTTGGGTTCCCGCACTCGGCGTTCATACGTTTCCCCGAGGGTCTTCCAAAGCAAGGCACTGTCCGGCAACAGATGCAGGCCCTGCTTCAGGATGTCCACCCCACGTTGGATGTGGTCCTTGTAAAGCTTCTCCCGCACGGCGGCGTTGAGCTTGGGATTGTTGCGGTAATTGGAGGCCGCATTGTAGGCCATGTGCCAGGAGGCCTCGTCCCAATAGCGCTCGTAACGCGGCTGGAGACTGGTGGTGAGGGTGAAGTAGGTGTCCACCTTGGCCCAGTCCACATTTGTCCAGGCGGTGTAGGCCTGCAGGTAGGTGATGCTGGCCACGAGAGATCGCAGGCCGCCAAGCGAGGCGGCAAAACCCATCTGGCCGATGCTGTCCCGGACACCCATGTCCAGAGGCAGGCTGAGCAGCTTGGCCTCACGCAGGTAACGGGTGGCCGCCTGCTCGACGGGTAATTTCAGCCCGCCCAGGATGAGCAGAAGGAGGAGCGCTTGGAGTTTGCGTTTCATTTACAGCTCCTTTTCGACGAACAACAGGTGTGACACCACGCAGTAGCCCACCACATACATGGCCGAGGTACCTAGCATGACCTGCACCGCTCCCCAGGTGACGGCTTCCCCCTGGATGACGTTTTCAACGATGTCGAAAACAGCCAAGTCCGGGGTCAGGATGGCAAGCAGGGCAGAGAGGGCTTGCTCCATCCATGCGGTCATTTTGCCATTGAGGAAAAACTCCCGCATGAGCGTCTGCCCATGGCCGATGATGACCACACAACAGCTGATGACCACGGTGAAGAGGGTG
This is a stretch of genomic DNA from Prosthecobacter algae. It encodes these proteins:
- a CDS encoding Gfo/Idh/MocA family oxidoreductase, coding for MNRRTLLQQTSALGITTAFSSLTRLRAADQAGKKLKVAVVALGRGMAHVQALLKLPDVEIAYLAETDSNRLEKGLKVVADQQAVSCQGVKDFRKILEDKSVDAVFIATPNFWHTPMAILAMQAGKHVYVEKPGSQNPGEAEALVAAMKKYDRVVQMGNQRRTWMKEAIEALHGGVIGPVRYGRGFYYNSRKEVGAPVQPASADMDWNLWQGPVPDDAKHDIKKYAHYDWHWLWHWGNGELGNNGIHTLDILRWGIKGDYPLKVTYNGGRYFYDDVQETPDTGTAVYDFGHAGMSWECSSCHPRAAEKPLAEVVFYGDNGTMGIGRDSWTIYDPKGKEISQGKGAGGGDPAHMGNFLDAIRGKAKLNSPIDEGQKSTMLCHLGNIAYRTNTVVRCDPKTGRMIDNPEGEKLWTREYRAGWGL
- a CDS encoding OsmC family protein yields the protein MAVSITVDYEGGLRCRATHGPSQNQFVTDAPVDNHGKGESFSPTDLVATALATCMATVMNIKAQQKGYDLVGMKVSVEKHMSEDSPRRIVRLPIVIEIPFPESHPDRKILEATALACPVHHSVHPDIDKPVSFVWNG
- a CDS encoding TolC family protein, which codes for MLRLLLPFALSVCLISGLRAQTFEETLGLQPSYLTMEEALHKVLEKSLDVKIEWLNWAVADAQTDAAWGKFEPAYFLSSTWRESNLPQNALEYVQTGGSFVPLDEPNMFKQQSFLSQTGIEGLLPLGTQYRLFASLGEFRNDLNRQQPPAIFYPEYAAAVGVTLTQPLLRGFGPSVNLAEVRVSRRNEAIADHQWEVRLQRSIAQVMLEYYDLIFAVENLAVRRDVVIFAQKLVAENEKRLEAGQLSPADVQEAEVAVAVAREEVIAALSFAVEKQRNIKGQILSSLDEGGGLIFLPRDSLPMIAPRTERNTLLQSALARRPDHRAAIEEAEKQAIIVKYTRNQLLPRLDLQATLTANGLSGDRSGAYQRAFERQGYDTQVGFQFSIPLGNRTAKANSAVAESREQQAILNIARSELNVSVEIDTVIAQVKAAKARLDSTRESVRLGERLLETEQKRLGEGVARTFDVLKARRDVADARTRQIAALADYNKAATQLALVSGSLLERQGIRIDRTHRQPQAVKNRP
- a CDS encoding GAF domain-containing protein, which translates into the protein MPPPSQERQQALQALSAELSRIAGQNASEADIYQAILQRLAGSTEALGGAIWLVAQRSGQEISFRLGAGLQVEAAAGAPDTEQRQQTLRAATEIILSSQPLVLMPSPPDQGPVTPGVLVNLGPHAIIGAPLRSGDDHLGAVQLWFPAQSDPKKLAELVLMIQALMTELGPRLRSRQLRELGAQSQRQQRLLQLASDLTGVLDAETGAKLATAHARELLGINRVSILVREGDRWRVVAISGQESVDKRSRLVSEMLAFVARHAQDQPWVVLQGAEEAYFLDSQMQSAALVPLRDGAEGRVLGTLLCESTDPASFGTAGAPGDPRPPALVLAQWLANLAGKSLNAALAHQAMPFGKSLAKVGRWQQEVSATRKRRWFFKTALFTGLVILAALWPMKVRVEGDCTLLPLKRALVTAEAPGRIEEVLVREGDRLTKNQIIARLDIRRLQNELDTTTQTRKRLEAEAERQRGQGKEALARMATLEAQAQAEMEKRLQMEIELAQLRSPLDGIVMTKDVHLKNGTFLQAGEVMAEVARVDAWDLRIEIAEADISLIEESLDGNTPLPVDYLLYTQSARELHGQLTSKQQISPALQSGPDGGRFSLTLPKVEIPEPLQPLMRPGLTGRAKVELGRKPAGAVLLRKFTRWLRMRWWI
- a CDS encoding polysaccharide lyase, with the translated sequence MNFRLPVFLLIACSICTMGAELPLVVSLAGSPGIYTKAQWKKDWPGCAFEGGIAPGRVELVKTDSAPALRVNFAPGQIGPEKGGAGWRWPIGTHEAAELRYTLRFSPHFEFIKGGKLPGLCGGPDNVSGGRRADGTNGFSARLMWRRDGRGEAYIYHKNQPEDYGHSFPFPADFRFPTDQPVQVRLAVTMNQPGKKDGTLRVWITLLDQSEKLMVEQTDMEWRSADTFGVDSLYFETFHGGGDASWAPKKPCWAEFSALEVRPVK